The Erythrolamprus reginae isolate rEryReg1 chromosome 3, rEryReg1.hap1, whole genome shotgun sequence genome contains a region encoding:
- the LOC139164624 gene encoding cystatin-2-like produces MALLRGILVCSLLLLGCVCNQALGTRIGIPGGLWDASLEEPEVRSALQFAMNEYNRGSNDMYHSRVSEVVRAEQQVVSGMKYYFTVKIGRTVCRQGASDLENCAFHTTPKLAQTTTCTFEVYRIPWRNFISLEKNTCA; encoded by the exons ATGGCTTTGTTGCGGGGGATTCTGGTGTGCAGCTTGCTCTTGCTCGGTTGTGTCTGCAACCAGGCGCTCGGGACTAGGATCGGGATCCCCGGGGGACTGTGGGATGCTTCCTTGGAGGAACCGGAAGTCCGCTCGGCCCTTCAATTTGCCATGAACGAATACAACAGAGGGAGCAATGATATGTATCATAGTCGCGTATCCGAAGTAGTCCGAGCCGAACAACAG GTTGTTAGTGGAATGAAGTATTACTTCACTGTTAAGATTGGACGTACTGTTTGCCGTCAGGGAGCATCTGACCTCGAAAATTGTGCATTTCATACCACACCTAAACTGGCACAG ACAACCACTTGTACTTTTGAGGTTTACAGGATTCCTTGGAGAAACTTCATTTCTCTGGAAAAAAATACCTGCGCCTAA